The nucleotide window TGGCTATTTCTCGATTTCTGTATTGTCAATACAAAGGTTTTTCCCTTACAATTACCGAATTTATTTTGCAGTCAAACTAGAAGATTGCGGTGTAGAGTTTGTAAAAGAAATAGAGACGCCGGGATTGGCTGGTAAGATTGCGTACCACGTGACCAAAGAAGAGATGCAGCAGACAGACGAAGCGGACTGCACCCTCAGGTTAATGGTGCCCGAAAACATCAGAATCGCTCTGTGGGTCACTGAGGGCGCCCTTGTGGACTGTAAGTCAACCAAAATCACTGTGATCGATACGTCGACAGGTGACGTCATGAACGACTTGTGTGAAGCTGGAGAAGAATCGACCGTGGCAGCTCACTTGTCCACGGGCAGATCGATTGACATCAAGGTTCGTGTCCAGGACACAGTGGAGGTGAAAAATGACACGATATTCGAAGCCAGCTATCTAGCATTCAAGGCGGTAGACGATTCTATAGAAGGTAACAAAAGCCTTAGCGTAATATACAAAGAAATGACAGAGTGGGCGATTAGAATTTGAAATCGGTGAGCGTAAACTTATAAGAAGgaaaatatatatcattttacaCTAAAAGCGATTAAATTGTTGTTGAATGAAGAATAGTAACAGTAAATTCGGTTTGAAATGTCATTGACGAACTTGCTTAATCGTACActcatgttttgattttgtcacgTGTGAAAAGAGCGATAGTCTGCCATTAGACAATGGAAAGCAGCGACAGTGATCATTTTGTCGCCAAGTCTGGTATTTCCATATACTTTAACCCTCACACCATATGTTATTTATATCTCCAGAAGACTGTTATGTTTGTGAAAAGCAAGATGGCAACGTAAATGATAGCCTTTGTATCGACCCCCGCTTAAAGTGTGACAGCGTCCGCAACTGTCTCGGAGAATACAAAGACGACGAGGCGTTCACTGTTACAAGAGGTAGGTCAATTGGGGACGCTCTCCCTTTTCTTAGAAATTCCTTGTTGACAGCCTGCAGTTTTAATACTGTTGAGTGACATACATTGTTCTTTTCTGAAAatgataatacatgtatatgtcctTTCCCTAAGCTTAAATTGATAGCTATCCTGGGAAGTATTTCTTACAAAATAGATTCATCCCGATGTGCGTGTGTGAGAACTAAGAGTTATGCACATAATCTTACAAGTGACTGACATTCACTACTTTTTCGTCGGTCACGTCCTCCTTATGATGCTCAGcaactgtacaaagtttcaatcTATGAGTGTATTCATGTTTACGTTCAAAGCTCTAAATATTCCATTATCgctgatggatggatggatgtgtagGTGAGCAGGTAGgtgtgtggatggatggatgggtgaatAGGTTTGTAGAGGGGTAAGTACGTAGTTAGAATGGAAGATGGTAAGGCAGAATGATAGACAGAACGATAGATAAATGGATAGATAGAAACGTAGATAGACACATTGCTacaacatgcatacatacatacatacatacatacatacatacatacatacatacatacatacatacatacatacatacatacatacatacatacatacatacatacatacatacatacatacatacatacatacatacatacatacatacatacatacatacatacatacatacatacatacatacatacatacatatatacatacatacatacatacataaaacgATAGAACTGGgaaaaagatagatagatagatagatagatagatagatagatagatagatagatagatagatagatagatagatagatagatagattgattgattgattgattgattgattgatatgtAAAGCTGGTGATACAAAATTTGTTTATCTATCTCAATATAGATGAACACTGCACATTTGTTTGTAACATTACCGGACTTGATTTAGAAGATGAAGATGGCGATTCTCAAAacggaacaaaaacaaaagaatacatCGTGAACGGTATTCATGTGTGCAACGTCTTTGAAGACTGTCCCAATGGTGATGACGAAGATGTGGTCCTTTGTGCAAGAGGTAATGATAAGCTTACCAAATGTGTCGAGCGGAAACAAAATCCAAAAGGGTTATCTCAGAATTATACTTGTGTGAAATGAATGTATTAGTAACACACCACATCCCAAATCTCGGTCAAGTGGTACGCATCATTTGGGTGCTGGTCCCGTATAGGTCAAGGGAAACACAGTGACTTTTTGGGCGACTCAAAGGCCCTCTAGGAAACAATCTTTCGCTGTTATTCTCATTGGCAGTCACTATGTGTCTAAAGTAACCGTTTTAATTAGATTTTCTCTACAGTTTGTCGCTTCATGGGATCATTAAATCCCGTTTTATCATTTGAAGTCGAGTATGTTTTCAAGCTACATTTTCTTGCCAAGTTTTAATTGCAAGCGTCATAGTTGTATCTCGGATAAGCCGGTATGCGTTTGTGACACATCAGTTTGAAGGGCGAACGTCTAAGTTTCGATCCTCGCAGCATTTCCCAGAATTGCAATTACTTTAGGAAGCAAAGTGGGAATGTTTAAAAACAGCAAGTAGGGATTATGTTTGTCAGTGTTCTTTGAAATGGTGTacaccaaactcagatttgagACCAACAGCATATCTTATCTTCTGAAGATTCTTGCTCGGAATATTTTTAGTGTGTCATTTATTCACATAACAATTTGAAAGTAGCCTAAACTAAAAATTCtggttcaaaattgcatatttgcatcGTTATTTAATGCGCCACATGCATCTATGTTTAAATGATCAAAACGCACTCTCATGTGCACCAcatatcagggctcgaaattattttttccctggtagtccacttgggctaccattttctgaagttggtagtccagtgacaatggctggtaccCCATGTTTATTTTAAGTTCAGGGATATCCTTTTTCCTTACCTAGACCATAG belongs to Ptychodera flava strain L36383 chromosome 17, AS_Pfla_20210202, whole genome shotgun sequence and includes:
- the LOC139115981 gene encoding uncharacterized protein produces the protein MILKSFLIFGALVATCSASYSIPVPVLVPELYRDVKLEDCGVEFVKEIETPGLAGKIAYHVTKEEMQQTDEADCTLRLMVPENIRIALWVTEGALVDCKSTKITVIDTSTGDVMNDLCEAGEESTVAAHLSTGRSIDIKVRVQDTVEVKNDTIFEASYLAFKAVDDSIEEDCYVCEKQDGNVNDSLCIDPRLKCDSVRNCLGEYKDDEAFTVTRDEHCTFVCNITGLDLEDEDGDSQNGTKTKEYIVNGIHVCNVFEDCPNGDDEDVVLCARDEIFGPLGLAGGIIIILCAVLLIIVIALGVNKRKQDAAKAKKRDAKKYSKGEEPVRGDAV